CATCCTTGTTTCTGCTGACGGGGCAAGCCAACGCCTGCTGACCCATGCGCGGCGTATCCCAGATATCCTCACCGAAGCGGGCGTCATGCTCCGCAAGGCAGATCGTCTCTTTGCCAATGGGTCTTTGCTGATTGCAGATAGCCGCGAGTTGCCCGCAGAAGCCGTTCCAGTATCGCTGCGAGTCGTTCGCGCCCGCCCACTGAGCATTCGTGACGGGGAACGCCTGACGACGCACATCACTGCTGCTGATACCGTTGGCGAGGCGCTTGCCGAAGCAGGCATAACGTTGACACTGGCAGATGAGATTCGCCCCATCCCTGAAACGTTGATCACAGATGGGTTGGTGGTGGAGATTGTCCGTGCGGTTGCCTTCAGTGTGCAGGTTGATGGTGAGATGCTGACGACCTACGCCCGTGCCGATACCATCGGTGAAGGATTGGCAAAGACAGGGATCGCGCTGATCGGCTTGGACTATACCATCCCTAAAGAGGACACACCGCTTACGGCGGGAATGCGCGTGCGCATTGTGCGGGTGACGGAGATCGATGAGGTTGAGGCGCGGGAAATTGACTTCCCCACCGTTATGCAGCCGGATACGACACTCCCCCCAAACGAGACTCGCGTCATCCAAAACGGGGAAAAGGGCATTGAGGAACGGCGCGTTCGGGTGCGGAAGGAAGACGGTGTAGAAGTTCACCGTTCTATGCCCCAGTTGGTGGTTGTCCGTCCCCCACGAGAGGCGATCATCGCGGTCGGGGCAACGCCTGCACTTTACAGCACAGAAACACCCACACCAACAACACCGTGAGGCACTGGCGAAAAACCACGAACGCCCCACCGCGAAACGAGTAAGAGCGTTTGCTTGGATCGTGTGGAACAGCGCTTTAGAAAGTTTGCCAATCCTCATCAGGGTGATTCGCTACCATGTGTGGGAGGCTTAGAATGCACGCGAAATACCTCTTGGATAGCCACGACATTGCTCCGAAGAAAAGTCTGGGGCAAAACTTTCTTCACGACCCGCATGCGTTAGGGAAGATCGTTGCCGCTGCGGAACTAACCTCGGACGAAGCCGTTTTGGAGATTGGCGCGGGGACAGGGGCGCTGACTGTGCCTCTAGCGCAGACGAATGCGCCGATCACTGCGGTGGAGATTGACGAACGGTTAATCCCCATCCTTGCCCAACAGCTTGCCGACTTTCCCAATGTGCGCATTGTTCATACCGATATTTTGGATCACGATCCAGCCCGTTTGGTGGGGGAGATGCCCTATGTCGTGGTGGCAAATTTGCCCTATTACATCACGAGTCTCATTTTACGGGGGCTGTTGGAACGTGCCAGCCGAAAACCGCGCCGCCTTGTCCTGACCATTCAGCAAGAGGTAGCCGAGCGGATCACCGCCAAACCCGGCGATATGAGCCTACTGGCAGTGAGCGTCCAGTTTTACGGCGTTCCCAAGATTGTTGGACGGATCAGCGCCGGAGCATTTTTTCCTCGCCCAGAGGTTGATTCGGCAATCCTTCGGGTTGACCTTCATCCCACGCCTGCCATCGCCATTGACGAGGCGGCTTTTTTCACCGTTGTACGGGCGGGCTTTGCCCAAAAACGCAAACAATTGAAAAACGCCCTCGGCAGCGGATTAGGCATTTCCCATCCAGAGGCGGCGGCGATCCTGACCGCAGCGGGGATTGATCCGGCACGACGGGCAGAGACATTAACCTTGCCCGAATGGGGTGCGGTGACGACGGTAGCAACACAGACCTTGCCCGCACTGTCTTAGTATCTTAGCATCTATTCGTAAACGAAACGTGAAGCATAGGAGTAAACCCTTCACCCCCTAACCCCTCTCCCGCTGTGCGGGAGAGGGGAGATAACGTTTTTTGGGAGAGGCGCTGCCCTCCCCCACCCCTTAGAGAGGAGGCAGTTGCCAAGAGGGGAGGCTCACACCTCACAACCGAATTTACGGATAGGCTCTTAACCTATTCCTGTAATGTACATATAAATACACAGAGTGTATAAAACGCTAATCAACTGGAGCAGAGGAGTCCCTTCACTATGACTGATAGCACAGAGGCGCTAAACCGCTTCAACACCCTTCACAGCAAGGCGAAAAACATTCTCGATGGAGTGTCTCTATCGGGGATTACGAACGACCTGAAAGAGACGATGACTGCCGTCATGCGTCTGCCTACCGAAATTCAACGGGCGCGGGGGCGCGGGTATACCGTCCAGCCCGAATTAGAGGGACGCGCCCGTGAATTCGTTCAGTTGTGGGAGCGCCTTAGCCGAGAGGCGACCAGCCTGATCGAAACGGAAGGGTTCGTCTTGCGCAATGAGGCACGGCAGGTCGAAATCATCATTGCCCAATCGGGCTTTGCTCAGAACAACCCCACTGAGCTTGACCGCCTGGGGAGTCTGTTGGAACGAGAGATCGCTGATGCCGAGGGGAAGATTGAGGAGTCAGAGCGCCGCATCCGCAATCATTACGAGCCAACCCAAAACGAGATCACCCAACTTGTTGAGCAACTCACGGACATTCACTGGTTTCTCGATCACCTTGCCGAGGCAACCTTTACCCTAAACAGCGGCGAGAGCCTCGTCATGGCGGCGACTGCCGAATGGGTGGCGACGGGCAAAGGCAAGGATGATCCCGATGGCATTCTCTTTCTCACCGATAAGCGCCTGATCTTTGAGCAGAAAGAAACCACCGGCAAAACATTGGGGATGTTTGGCGGGAAAAAGGTGCAGGAAGTGAAATGGGATGTGCCGCTCTCTCAAGTAGAGGCGGTCAGCACAGAGCGAAAGGGACTGCTTGGCGGCAAAGACATGATCACCCTGACGCTGCGTTCTGGCGCACCGCTGGCGACGATTACGCTTGAGGTGAAGGGGAAGGCAAAGAATACCATTTGGGCAGAGCAAATCAAGAAACAGATGGGGAGTTAACCCTAAGCGGTATCCACAGACTACCAGTCATTTCAAAACCCCGCCCCTTGCCCCCTCCCCATTCATGGCTGAGGAGAGGACATATTTGGAAGGCGGGTTGAAAAATAGGGAGTTCATCGTTCAAACTGGAAATCGACCAAGAAACCCAGTGAGGAACGATGAACTACAAACTACTGTACCAATTAGAGCAGCACTTGTCAGCCCATCTACCGTGTTTCAATAGTTGGCAGCCGCAAAATGTAAGCCTGTTTAGCTATGGGGTGATTCAAGCGGAGAGCTGTCAGCAAGGAGCGATTGCGCGGGCGGTGAGTTGCGGGGAGCAGGTAGAGAGTACGGCGCGGCGCTTTCGCCGCTGGCTCGCTAATAAAGCGCTCGACCTAACAGCCTTTTTTGCCGAAGGACAGGTGGAGATGATTCGCGCCCTGCTGGAAGCAGCATCTCGCCAACCGGCTGGTTCTGTTGACCATTGCCTACACATGGGTGGTCGCCCTCGGCAGCCAAGCCGTTGCTGCTGGCATCGCCCAACCGCTCGTTCGTCGTCCCGACGGGTCGTTCCGGCGGCTCTGGAGCTTGTTTCGGGAAGGCTTGCGCTACTTCGTGCAAGTTGTTCAACGCCAAACCTTGTGTTTAGGATTACCCTTTATCCCAGACATAAGGTTTACTTGAAAACATGTCCTCTCCTCAGCCCTAACACAGAGAGGGACAACAAGGGGTGGGATTTTGAAATGCTTTGTATTTTTTAGCACCGAACTTCATTCCTCACCCCTCTCCAGCACAGGCGAATTATTACACATTTGAAACCCCTTTTTCCGCCGCGTTTTCGTTGTTGTTCTCTCCCCTTGCCTTGCTTTGTGAAAAGGCGTACAATACAATTTAGAACATTCAAAACTTTTTGAACGTTGTGGAAAATCACATTCACCATTGGAGAACGAACGATGGTCAAACGTCTAGGGTTGCTTATGTTGGCGGCGCTTGTGTTGCTGAGCGCCGTGCGGAATACAACGGCACAAAGCGGGATGGAAAAAGTTCGCTTGGGCTATGTCCCCGTAATGATTTACGCCCCTCTTTTCATCGCCGCAGAGCGCGGCTACTTCACCGCAGAAGGGATTGAGGTTGAACTGCTTCCCATTCAGGGGGGCAGTGATTCCGTCGTCCAGTTGGCGGCGGGAAATTTTGATGTTGCCGTTGGCGGTGTGGGGGCTGGTCTGTTGAATGCCGCCCATCAGGGGTTGGAATTTAAGATCGTCGCCCCAATGCACACCGAGCGTCCGCCGCTTGCCAGCCCACTAGTCATCTCCAGCAAGCGTGTCGATGAAATCAAAAGCGTTGCCGACCTCAAAGGCAAAAAAGTATCCATCAATGCGACAGGCGCTGCGACGGAATACTGGGTCTATTCTGCCCTGACCAAAGCGGGTTTGACGATGAACGACATCACGCTGACAACCGTTGGTTTCCGCGATGTTCCGGCGGCATTGGAAAGCGGCAGCGTTGATGCGTCCATCTTGGGTGAGCCGCTGGTGACACTCCAAAAGGATGCAGGCGTGGTAAGTGTCCTCGCTGAGGATTTTGTCGATGGCATTACCGTCACCTACCTCTACATGGGACTGCCCATTCTGAATGACCGTCCAGCGGTGGCTGAGGGGTTTGTGCGAGCCTATTTGAAGGCACTTCGTGACCTTCAGGGTGAGGGCTGGTTGAACCCAGAGAGCGCGGCGATCATCGAAAAATACACGAACGTTCCGGCGGCGGTTGCCCTGCGGGCAAACCGTCCCTACTACGATCCAAATGGGGTTGTTCCCGCCGAGGATATTGAGGAATTGCAGCGCTATTTCCTCACTCGTGATGTATTGGAATATACCGAGACGCAAGATATAACACAATTCATCGATACGTCGTTGGTGGAAAAAGCTGTTGAAGCGTTGGGCGAATACACCGACCCCGCCGCTACACCGGAAGCGACTAAAGCTCCCTAGAGCATCGTAAGCAGGGGGGTAAAACGGGGTGAGATAGGGGCGGGTCTTCAACAGTCGCCCCTAATTTTATTCCCGTTATCGAGTGATCCTTTAACGTGGTTTGA
This genomic interval from Anaerolineales bacterium contains the following:
- the rsmA gene encoding ribosomal RNA small subunit methyltransferase A, translated to MAPKKSLGQNFLHDPHALGKIVAAAELTSDEAVLEIGAGTGALTVPLAQTNAPITAVEIDERLIPILAQQLADFPNVRIVHTDILDHDPARLVGEMPYVVVANLPYYITSLILRGLLERASRKPRRLVLTIQQEVAERITAKPGDMSLLAVSVQFYGVPKIVGRISAGAFFPRPEVDSAILRVDLHPTPAIAIDEAAFFTVVRAGFAQKRKQLKNALGSGLGISHPEAAAILTAAGIDPARRAETLTLPEWGAVTTVATQTLPALS
- a CDS encoding ABC transporter substrate-binding protein; the encoded protein is MVKRLGLLMLAALVLLSAVRNTTAQSGMEKVRLGYVPVMIYAPLFIAAERGYFTAEGIEVELLPIQGGSDSVVQLAAGNFDVAVGGVGAGLLNAAHQGLEFKIVAPMHTERPPLASPLVISSKRVDEIKSVADLKGKKVSINATGAATEYWVYSALTKAGLTMNDITLTTVGFRDVPAALESGSVDASILGEPLVTLQKDAGVVSVLAEDFVDGITVTYLYMGLPILNDRPAVAEGFVRAYLKALRDLQGEGWLNPESAAIIEKYTNVPAAVALRANRPYYDPNGVVPAEDIEELQRYFLTRDVLEYTETQDITQFIDTSLVEKAVEALGEYTDPAATPEATKAP
- a CDS encoding DUF348 domain-containing protein, coding for MDTQTPMEMPHPPRSETRQGIRQENRQPSEKDYTPRPPLRPFLLLAAAFILLFLLAGVGVYVLSARLLTLVIDGEARSLRTHQTTVGAFLREVGIYLDPVDRLMPDGAEPITPNMTIIIGKARPILVSADGASQRLLTHARRIPDILTEAGVMLRKADRLFANGSLLIADSRELPAEAVPVSLRVVRARPLSIRDGERLTTHITAADTVGEALAEAGITLTLADEIRPIPETLITDGLVVEIVRAVAFSVQVDGEMLTTYARADTIGEGLAKTGIALIGLDYTIPKEDTPLTAGMRVRIVRVTEIDEVEAREIDFPTVMQPDTTLPPNETRVIQNGEKGIEERRVRVRKEDGVEVHRSMPQLVVVRPPREAIIAVGATPALYSTETPTPTTP